The genomic region TACCAATGGTAAAAACCACTCTTCAAAGTCGCTCCACTCATCAAATCCGTCATTTTTGGCAAATGCCATGCCGGCAATATCCCAAAGCCTATTACCGTCAACATACAAAACCAAATAATCAATATTTGATGTGGTGGTGTCGGTTTTCATAACTACCCGTTGGGTGCTTTTGCAGTTATGTTTATCGTTAAATGTATGCTGGTTTGGGGTACGCATACCCGTAACCATGTGTATTTTGTTACCCTGCTTCCAACGGTCGGCGGGGTCATCACGCAGGGTATGTATTTTGCTGCCTGCTTCAATTTTGGGCACAAACTGTTTTTTAAATCCGAGTATCATAATTGGTGGTTATTAGGTAAATTCGTATCTGTCTTCGTTTTCAATAATTTTTGTGGTAAAAGGAAATGCGTCGGCGGGCACTTTCTCAATTTGCTGCATCAGGGTTGATGAGCCTGTAAACACCACCCGCTTATCGCCATTGAGGGTTATTTGAAGGTGAAGGCATTTACCCGTGCCTTTGTCTGTGTATTTTGAGCCTCCTATTTTATAGGCCACTACCGATATTTCTTTGTTAAGTATTTTCTTTATAGCGATTTTCTCGCCTGTGAAACTCTTATTTTCAATAATTATGTTCAGGTCACTAAACTTTCTCATAAGTTCATTGTATAGGTTAATGCAATCTGCATGGGTAAGCCACCCGTTATAGGATGCTATTGTTTGTGGGTTGGCTCCTTTGGCCAGCTTGCGGGCAAAATTTTGCTTAATGCTTTTGCGTACCAGCGTATGGGTATGGTAAAACTTATACCCGATAAAATCAAGGCTACGGCTTGCAACAGGGAACACCTGATAGTTACTTTTAACTTCCAATTTCAGGTTTTCGGTAAGGTATTGGCGTATATCAGCCAGTAGGGTATGCAGGTAGGGTTTATTGTCGGCAAGTATTACTATATCATCCGCGTATCGAAAGTAATATTTCACGCCCTTTTTTTCCTTTAACCAATGGTCAAAATAGCAAAGGTAGAAGTTGGCAAGGTACTGTGATAAGTAATTTCCGATGGGCAAACCGGGCGCGCTATCTATTATTTCATCCAACAGGTATAACAAATCGTTATCCTTAAACTTGTGCCTCAACAAAGCCTTTAATACATCGTGGTTGATGCTGGGATAGAATTTTTTAATATCCAGCTTTAGGCAATACCGGGTGCCGGGTTCATCTGTAAGGGCACGGCGAATGGTATAAAAAGCATTGTGTATGCCCTTGCCCCTGATGCAGCTATATGTATCGGCTGTAAATACCGATTTGAAAATAGGCTCCAACACATTCATAATAGCGTGGTGGCAAATCCGGTCGGGGAAATAAGGCAACCTAAATACCTCGCGCTCTTTGCCCTCGTTTACAATAAAAGTAGTGTACGGTGATGTTTTGTAGGTTTTAGACAATAAAAGATGTTGCAGGCTCAGCAAATTGGCCTCGGCATTCTTTTTATGAATGCCAACCCCATATTGTTTGCTTTTGCCTCGTTGCGCCTTTTTATCAGCTAAACGAAGGTTATCGAGCGTGCAAATATTACCGTATATGTTGCCTATCTTTTTCATGCCTTTGCTTTCAAAAAGTCTTTTTCGCCTCGGCTACCAAAGCCTTTTCTCATTTGTTTATTTTTTGCCGTGTTGGCAGGGTTTGTGCCGCTTATATCTTTATCTCGCATAGGTGCGAGCTGCAATTCGTATTCGTATTCCAGTTATCGTAGTTCGAATCATCGAAACCAACGCCGCCGGGAAACCGAGCACCGCGCCGCAACTCATGCAGCACACAACCCAAAGTTTTAACCTGCTATCAAAAAGAACTCCTTATACAAATCCTCAAATTGCTTTCCTGCATACAGTGCCAGTTCTTTCGACCTGTAGCAAAGGCGCGAGCCGCAACCCGTAACCGTAAACCAGCTACCGTAGCCCGAATCATCGAAACCAACGCCGCCGGGACGGAAGTCTTTTAGCCACACGGTGTATTTTATTTGGTTGCTATCCGTCCAGTCAGGTGTCCATCCCTGATTAAGGGCTTTGGCTATTATTTTCAACTTACGATAGGCTATTTCGTCACTTGTCATGCCTTGCGGCGGGCACCAGTCCTCACCGGTTATTGCCAGCGCATCTTCAAAGGTTTTTACCAAGTCGGTAATTTTTTGGTTAAACGGCTCCCTGCCGTATATTGCCTCAAGGGCGGCACGGGTTTTATCATCGCCGTTGCTGTAAGCCGCAAGCACATCAGCCTGCTTTGCTTCTAAAACTTTTATTGTTTTTGTACACATAATTATTTGTTATTGTTTTAATTCGTTTTCAGTTATTTCTATACGGTTATTAATTTCATACCGTAAGCCCTTTAAAAGTTCTAAATACTCTGTGGTTTCAAGGTCGGCCACGCTATCGTCCAAAGTGCCTAAAATGTGTTGTTCTATTATCTGTGCGTCCATTATTCACAAACTCCTTTCTGCGGTATGGCCAATTGCGCAAAGCGCAACTCCACGTTTTTGTATTCGCCGCTTGCATCGCGCTCATAGGCTTCTATAAAAGGCTTGCTTTCTACAGGCGCATAAGCGGCCATAATGATGTCCACACCATCCGCAAACAGGGGGTTGTTTATCTTTTCTTTTAGTTTTACAAGCTGCATTACGCGGTTGGGGTTAAGGTTGCCCGCTTTATCGGGGTTCAGCAGGTTCATTACCAGTTCAGTTAAATTGGCACTATTCTCATCCTTTGCCAAGCTGGTGATGTATTGTTTCACTTTCTCTACCCCGGCACTTTCAGTACCATCCCAGCGTGTTAGCATCTTCACCCCAATGATTATGCGGTACCTGCCATCCTGGGTGGTGAAGGTGTGTGTTTTCTGTCCGTTCTTAACATCATACACCTCCTGCTTAGTTTCCAACAGGGCTTTTAGTTCATTGTACGCAAGTGTTTTGGCATCTGATAGCTGGTTAGCGGCCTGCGTCAGCTTATCAAACACATCTCCCACAGTGCTATCTACAATAGCTTTGTATTGCTGCTTCTTGTCTTTTTCGGCCTGCTGCTCTGCCTCCATTTCTTTTAAAAGTGCGGCCTTATCTTCAGCTGATAAATTGGCCAGTGTTACGTTGCTCATATTATTGTTGTTTAAATCGGTTTTAATTGTTGTTTAACTGTTATTAGCTGGGCTATTTTCGGCGGTTATTAACCTTTCGGCATCCGTCTCTTTTTCCCGCAGCCAAATTTGCATTTGTGCAAGCTGCTCATGGCTTAAACTTGAGTTTTTCATGCGTTCTTTCAGTTCAGCTATTTCAGCAAGTAGTTGTGCTATTTTGTCAGGCATATTCAACCTCCTTTGTTTTAAGTACCTCGTTAGGTGGGAAAGCCTTTATCTTTTCGGGCAGGTGTGCCTTTTTCCATTCGGTTCGCAAAAACCGAAGCAGCCCCTCATTTTTACCGGCATATTGGTAGCTGTGCAAAAACACGTCATCCGCTATTGCAAACTGGTTTTCCCACCATGCCCAATAAAGTGCGCTGTGTGTTTTTAGCTGGGCGATAAGGTGGCAAAAGCTGTTGGCCTCGGCGTAGGCTACACCGCTGGCAAAAACAAGCTCAAAATACTCCTCTGCGGTGATGCCCAGCATAGCCAGCACTTGCCCGCGTATGTCTTCACCGTATTGTTTAGCTTTACTATTACCCATGTTGCACCTCCATTCTGTGTGGGCATAGTATTAGGTTCCGCACAGGGTAGCGTATGCTGTAGTCATTGCCCTCGGCATCCTTACCGGCTACCCATCCGTTTGCAAGTCTTTCCATATCAATAGTATGCCCGCTCCACAAGCTGGCGTGCAGGGGTTTACTGTCAACTACCACATTGTTTTCGTTCACAAACCATTTGGTAAAATCCTGCCCTTCATCTTTAAACTCTATTATCCACTTCACAAGGCCCATTACGCGCGCAATACTGTGCTGCTCTCCGCCTGCCATAAAAAAGTTACCACTTTGGCTGTATGTGGCCCCGCGCTCCACTTGCAGGGCGTAGGTTTCCCCTTTCTTTTCGCAGTACAGCCAACAGCCCTCGGTAAACCGGTCGTTAAAGTCATCTACTACGTGTGCAGCATCCAACCAGGCGAGGCTTACCATTGCGCTGTGCACAAGGTCATAGTTGGCTTTAAACGCCACCTCATGCTCGCTGATGTGTTCGGCAGGGCTTAGTATTTTACATTGGCGCAAACCGGGGTGGACGTGCGCCCAAACAGAACTGCCTACGGGATATAGCAGGTTAAATAGTTCTGCGGTGATAATGTTGTTTTGGGTTTTCATTAGTGTTATACTTGGTTATTGTTCAATTTCTTGTTGGCCCCAATACTCAGCCGCCCCCTCTTCCCAAATGGTGTATTCTTTTGTTGCGCCCCACGTGCGCCCGTTGCTGAACGCCTTAAAGCCTTCTACCCATATTTTCAAATCAGCATCGTATTTTATATCGTCTGCCAGTGTGCCCTTTGGCCGTTTTCCGTCGGCTTGGCTAAAAAATACCAGTAGCTTTTTACGGGCGTATTTTTCTGCAAACTGCCTGTACCACTTGGTGTTTACGTGCATATACTGCACGGTGTTTATTATCACTATTTCAGGGCTGCGGGGCTTGCTTAATCGTGCATCCAATGTGGCCATATCTTCCTTGCGCACCAGCACTTTGCCCTGCGCACTGCTTAGCCCGTACCGCAGCGCATTTACCTTAAAGGTGTGCCTGCCCCCCTCTTCCAAATCATCAATAAATACATCGCCATATTCGCTCAGCATTTTGGCAAGCTGTATCATAAAACTACCCTTGCCGCTGCCGCTGTTTCCCCACGCCAGCCATACACCTGTACGCTCCGGCTCACCAAAGGCATCGTGCCAAGCCCCCTTGAGCGGTAAAAGTTCAAACTCCTGCTCTATTACGTTTTTGGCGGTAAGGGCGCGGGGTATGCGTTCTTTGGTGCTCATGCCTGCCCTCCCGTGTTTGCAAGCAGCAAAGTTTCAGCCCTGCGAAGGCCGCCAATCTCACCATTTGCATCGCTGGCAAGGCAGGTTTTTACCAGCTCGTTCAGCTTGGTTTTGTCGGCCATGTTTACGCTCAGTACATCGGTTATCAGCTGTTGGTAAAACTTCAAACGGTCGTTGCGGTCAATGGGCACAATGCTCATAAACTTGTCGCCCAGCCTGCTGAAAATCTCCCTGAAACCCACCTTTTCGTTATTAATACCCCTGCGTATTTTAGCGCGGAAGCCTTCGGCACCCATCAGGTAGTACCCGCAGCGGCCTTCGGTAGCGTTGTACAGTTCTTTAAACTCTAAAAAGGCAGTATATTCTACATCGCCAAACTCATCCAGCAACACAACAGGGTTGGGCAGGTAATTCAGCCAGTCTTTTATGCTTTGTTTTACATCGTATATCTTGCCTTTGCTATCTAAGCCTATTGTTTTGGCAAGGGCGCGTATAAACTGTACTTTGCCTTTTGATTGCGAGCAGTCCATGTAAAAGCAATTGGTGAGGGTTTTGGCGAGGTATTTTGCAGTGTATGTTTTCCCTATCGCGCAATCATCCACAAACACAAGGCTTTTGCTATGCTGCTGGCAAAACACCACATCGTTGTGTATCGCCTCAAACACCTTTGTTTTTGCCATTTTCCAACGGGTTTGCCCGGCGGTTATACCCAACTCGCGGGCAAGCCTAAGCCACTCGGCATCGGTAAGTATGCGCTCAGTTTCGCCGTTTTTCATGCGACTATAAATACTTTTGCTAAGTGCCCACTGTGTGGCAAAAGCAGCATCGCTGCCCGTAAACTTATCGCGCTGCCCCAAAAGGGCTTTTACTACGGTTTGTTTAAATTCTATATTCATGGATGGTGTATTTTAAAATCTGCTTATGAAATCGGTTTTAAGTGTGTTGTTGGCTGGCACAAAGGCCATTTGCTCCTCTTCATCAAAGAGGGGCAACTCCTCTGCCTCTGTGTCCTCAAAATGGTAGGTTTGTAGTTCGGGTATATCAAAACTGCCTGTAAGCGGTTCGTTGTCTATTATGGTTACACTGTCTATCCGCTTGGCGGCGGTTTTATAAAACGCAGTTACGGTGTTTTGGTAGGCGCTGTTTATTATCAATACCTCGTCATCCGCTGCCGTGCGCTCTAATGCCCCGTGGTTGTATGCAGTTTCGTTTATCAGTTCGCATACCAGCTTATTATCAGGGGTATATACAAGGGCTTTCAGCACATTGCCTTTGGCATCGTCCAGCCAGCGCACCAGCACTTTTTTGCCTTCTATCTGCCGCATGATGTTTATCAGGTCGGTGCCTATGGCCACCTTACCGTCAAAACCTACCTTGCGCTGTTTGTGCTGTAGCCTTATATACCCGGCCTCCATGCTGGTTTCAACCACTTTGCCCAAGTGGGGCAATAGGCCCGCCCAATTGGTGGGGTATTTTTCAAGCTCAGGGTGCTGTTTTTTATTGAAAACATCCCACCTTGTCATTGCGGGGTGAAGCTCTTGGTTGGGGTGGGGCATATTGTTCCAGTCCTTTATCGCACGCAGCACTATCTGCACTATCTCTTGCTGGGTGTAGTATATCTGCTTTTCGCGCCCGGGGCGGTGGGCATCGGTGCGGGCAAAAGGTCGGGCTTTAAAGCCGGGCACCTGCCGCTCCATCATCAGGGCAAAATCCCTGAAATACCGCTCTATCACTTTACCCCTTGCGTTGTTGGCTTCAATACGTACCCGCTGAAACATGGCCCCGTTTTGCAAAAATGTGGTTTCAAAGCTGCTGTTTAGGCTTCGTTCACCTTCCATCTCGTAGGGCAGGTGTTTGCCATACCGTTCGTAGGCGCGGCACATTTCTTTATAAAACTCTGTAATAATGCCCTTTTTGCTTGCGCCAAACACCCAAGTGGTAAATGCTGTACTGCCCACATCTATACCCATGTAGGCCCATATACGTTTACCGGGCGCATACTCAAACTTGGGTTGCCTGTCATCCACACTTATCAGCGTTCCGGCAAACATGGGGCGATAGCGCTGGTGGTGGGGCACCATTTTCTTAAACACCTGGTCGTTACCCTCGCGTTTGCTGGTGGCTCCTATATTTACCTCCCACATGGTTTGGTAGCGGTACACCGTTTTGTCGCTCACCACCTTAAAATCGGGGTGGTTATAATCGTAGGGGGTTTTGGTAGCATTGTTTATAATGTCCAGTTGTCCCTGCAAAAAGCGGTTGTATGTGGCCCATACCTCTGTATAGTTTGGTTTTTTGCCCTTTTGCCCGGCATATATGTTTGTCCACAGTTCAATCATTAAGGGGGTTGCAAGCTGGGCGTTGCTGTTTTTGTGGTAGCCGGGTATAAGGGTATCGTAACCGTTTTTCAGGTAGTCGTTCAGTTTGTGGCGCAGTTTATCGCTGTTGGGCAGGCTGTGCACATAGCCGTATTTTTCGCGTAACACCTCGTTAAAGGTGTGCACATCTTTTATCAGGGTGTCCCATATACGGGTGCTGCCGTGTTTCTTTTTGCGCTCGGTAAGCCGTTTGGCCTTCACTTTTGCAAGGGCATTCAGCACGCTGGCATTTACCGTATAGCGCAGCTTTTGCTCTTCTTTTATAAACTGGCCGTCATCAAACACATAGCGGTCATAATGGGCACGCGCGGCCCCGTCAAGCTCATAATGTGCCTGTAGCGGGTGGGCGGTTTGTTTTGGGCTGCCCCACTTTTGTACCAGCACCTGCTGCTCTTCGTTGGTTAGTGCATTAAACCGTACCAACGCCTCATTGCCATAGCCGCGCCCCTGCTTTAAACGAAAGTCTTTTTTGCGATAGGCTCTTTTTAAGTAAACATCGTAACTAAACAGCCCTACGCTGTGGGTATGGCGGCGGTCATCGTCGGTTAGCAGGTAACTTATCCGCACTCCGTATTCGTTATCGTATATTTCGTAGGGGCCGTTCATTTTTTCACTATCTTGGGGGCTTTATTTTTGCTGTGTATGAAAGCTGATGTTATTATTGGTAGGGTGGTAATTTCTCACTACAATGAAGAGGGGACTACTGCATCAAAATCAACTCCTACCCCAGTGGTTCAAGGTTTTATTGCTTCTGTTTGTACTTTGTTTAAATTGCCTTTCCCCGCAATACGCTTCGTAAAATCTTCCGATGTTGTTTCATCTGACGAGTTAGATGTAATTTGGGAAGTGTATGAATTTCATTTACCAAATGAGGATAAGGACAGCAAATGGGCTTACAAGAGGGTTCTTGGTGGCGTTGCTGATTATCTGTTAAGCCAGTCTTTATTTCTTGATTGTATTTATCAAACGTATCCATATAAAGTTCCTTTTTAGTTTATTAAAATTGCTACCCTGTGGCTGAATCGAACAGCCCGCCTTAGCGCACCGTGCAGGGAGTGGGGCTGTTATAACAACATCCCGCTGTATATGTCCTCAAACTGGATGCTGGCGTAGATACACAGCTCTGCCGAGGCAAAGCAAAGGCGCGAGCCGCAATGCGTATGCGTATCCCAGCCAACGCAGCCCGAACCAACGAAACCAACGCCGCCGGGGGCAGCCTCATCTTTTACCATCCAAAAACGGGGCTCGTACTTCCACTGGTCACTATCGGTATAGTCGGGTGTCCACCCGTCGTTCAGCGCTTTGGTTATTACCATTGCCTTGTAGTGGTTAATAACGGGGGTTTGAAATTCCTGCGGCAGGTAGGCCACTTCGGGCAAGGCGGTGGGGTCAACTCCCAATTTTGCGCAGGCATCCTCAAAGGTTTTAATGGCTTTTGCACCTTCGGGCAGGTTGTTCAGGTCAAGCTCGTGGTGGGCAAATGCGCCCTCAAGGGTTTTAAAATTTTCGTTTTTCATGGTGTTTTTTGGGGTTTAGTTGAAAAATTGGTTATACAGGTCACGGAATTGCTTTCCGGCATACATGGCAATTTCAGCAGAGGGGTAGCAAAGGCGCGAGCCGCAATACGTAACCGAATTCCAGTAATCGCAGCCCGAATCAACGAAACCAACGCCGCCGGGCTGGTAGTTGTACAGCACTACGGTGTATTTACGCTCTTTGCTATTAGTCCAGTCGGGTGTCCACCCTTCGTTCAGGGCTTTTGCTACTATTTTTAGCTTTTCATAAGCAATGGTATCGGCACTAAGGCCGTCGGGCAGGTTAAAGGTTTCGCCGGTAGCTGCCAGCGCATCTTCAAACGTTTTGATGTTTTGGTAATTCATATATGTGTTGTTTTTGGGGTTTATGACACTTTAAGGCTGTTGCGGTAACTCATCTCGGCATGTTTTTTTGAGCAGGGGCATCCCGCCCTGTCGCAATGCTGCTGCCCTGTAGATTTTTTCCATTCAGGAAGCCAGCCCTCTCTGAGCGCTTTTGGTGCGGTAGCCGCTTTTTTAACTTTCTTTTCAGAAATTTGGGGTAGGTTATCTTGCTGGTAATACTCTCTTTCCCATTCAGGCATTTCAAAGTCCCCTAATCCGGTATAAATTTCATTTACAGCCTCATCTTTAAACAGGGACGATAGCCTGTTGAATACATTGTATTTTTCGCACTCCTCTCTCACATCACAAGGGAAAATGTCCTCGCCCTTTTTTACAAGTATGGAGTGCATGTTTCGCAGGAATTTTTGAAACAGCAGGTCGTTTTTTCTAAATATGTAGTAGTTGTGGTTCATGGTGTTATGCTATTAGGTGTTATAGTTCGGTATCGGCAATAATGGCCCAGCGGCGGTTGTTTTCGTGTGCTGGCTGGCCGGGCACAAACTCATACTCGCGGTGTATGTATATGTGGCTGCCGCCGCAGCCTGTTACCATATTGCACAGGTGCTTTTCGGCCAGCATGCGCACGGTGGGTGCAAGGTTTCTGCAATCTTTAGTACCGCTTACCCTGCACAAATCCTGCAAGGCATCGGCAAGGGCCAGTTCGGCAGGGCCGGTAGGGGTTTCTTCAAATTTTATAAACGGCATGGTAGTTGGGGTTTGCGGGTTAGCTACTGGTTAATCTTTTTTATTATCTCTTCTTTGCCCACCTCGTAGCCCTGCTCAAATCCTTCGGCTACTTTTGTTATAAGGTCATTTTCTCGGTATCCGTTTAGCACCTGTTTCACGGTGCCGGGGGTAAACCCCGTTATTTCACCCACTGCCGGGTATAAAGTCAGGTGTTTAAACCCTCTCTTTTTCTTATTTGTTATCATATCTTTGCTGTTGTGAGAACAAATATAAATATAGAATTTCTATATAAGCAAGCTTTTTTATAGAATTTATGTAATGGGCATTAAAGAAAATCTAATAGAAGTTCGTAAAGCACTTAATCTAAGCGCCACTGATTTCGCTAAGGCTATTGATACTACACCAGCGAATTACGGTCATATTGAAGCGGGAAGGCAAAAACCAACTATAGAATATCTACAAAGAATTTCTGAACGATTTAAGGTTTCCTATAGATTTTTAATTGATGGGCAAGGGTTGATGTTTTTAGAAACATCTGAAAATAAACAGATGGGTTATAACACCCCCAGTAGTGAAATAACGGTAGCAGCAGATCCGCCTGCTGTATATCACAACCTAAAAGGCATACCTTTAGTGCCTATTGAGGCTTTTGCGGGTAAGGGTGCCGGTGATTTTGTTGTGATGGATAAAGATGTTTTAGATAATTACTACATCCCTGAGTTTAAAAAGGCAGATTTTATAATACCTGTTCGTGGCGAAAGTATGATGCCCACCTATAATTCGGGCGATTTGGTGGCCTGTAAAAAACAAAGCAAAGATGCTTTTATTGTATGGGGTAGTATTTATGTGCTTGATACGGTGAATGGTGTGCTGATAAAACGCATACACAAGGGTGTAAGTTTATCCACTTGGATACTGCGCAGTGATAATGCTGTTTTTGAAGATATTCTTATACAGCCTGATACGGATGTTTACAATATAGCCCGCGTTTTAGGAGGCATACGCTCAGAAGGTTAATTGCAACTATATTTATACTCAGACCTTGCTTGAGTGCCTTTGTTTTTATCTGCTACTACTTTTATCACCAAACCGTATTCGTTTAGATATTCTGTTGCAGAAAAATCAGTTAATAATATACCGTTACCATAAGCCCTTACAGTTCGTTCAGTATTATTTTTGTAACTGTAAATTGTTTTTGATACATAAATTGGGCTTGAGTACTGAGTACTTACAACACTATCTATTCTACCATTAGAAATATAACTAACAGAGTGTTGCGAGGTGTTTCCATCTTTATCATACAGTTTATACTCGCTCTGCAAACACAATTTATTCATGCTATTGTTAGAAGGGCTATTATCTTCCTTACTACATCCTGCCAAAACAAGGAATAAAACAAAGGCAATGTATAGTGCTTTTTTCATGCAAAAAACTATTAAAGTAGTAGCAAAAGTAGGCGGCAAAAATGTTTTTACAACCCGTAAACACACAAATCACTAAAAATCAACGTATTAAATTAAAATACGGTTGTTTTGGCTTTGATTTATAGGGGGTGTAAAGCCCGTTTTTATGCCATATACAGCAAAATAAAACACATACCCCACTACTTTCAAGCACTATAATATACAAAATGTGTCCACCTAAATGTCCACCTAAATGTCCACCTAACACTAAAAATGTGTGTTTGGGGGCAAAAAAAAGCCCGCAAACGGGCGGGCAGTAAAAAACAGGTGCAAA from Bacteroidota bacterium harbors:
- a CDS encoding ATP-binding protein is translated as MNIEFKQTVVKALLGQRDKFTGSDAAFATQWALSKSIYSRMKNGETERILTDAEWLRLARELGITAGQTRWKMAKTKVFEAIHNDVVFCQQHSKSLVFVDDCAIGKTYTAKYLAKTLTNCFYMDCSQSKGKVQFIRALAKTIGLDSKGKIYDVKQSIKDWLNYLPNPVVLLDEFGDVEYTAFLEFKELYNATEGRCGYYLMGAEGFRAKIRRGINNEKVGFREIFSRLGDKFMSIVPIDRNDRLKFYQQLITDVLSVNMADKTKLNELVKTCLASDANGEIGGLRRAETLLLANTGGQA
- a CDS encoding helix-turn-helix transcriptional regulator, producing MGIKENLIEVRKALNLSATDFAKAIDTTPANYGHIEAGRQKPTIEYLQRISERFKVSYRFLIDGQGLMFLETSENKQMGYNTPSSEITVAADPPAVYHNLKGIPLVPIEAFAGKGAGDFVVMDKDVLDNYYIPEFKKADFIIPVRGESMMPTYNSGDLVACKKQSKDAFIVWGSIYVLDTVNGVLIKRIHKGVSLSTWILRSDNAVFEDILIQPDTDVYNIARVLGGIRSEG
- a CDS encoding RNA-directed DNA polymerase, whose product is MKKIGNIYGNICTLDNLRLADKKAQRGKSKQYGVGIHKKNAEANLLSLQHLLLSKTYKTSPYTTFIVNEGKEREVFRLPYFPDRICHHAIMNVLEPIFKSVFTADTYSCIRGKGIHNAFYTIRRALTDEPGTRYCLKLDIKKFYPSINHDVLKALLRHKFKDNDLLYLLDEIIDSAPGLPIGNYLSQYLANFYLCYFDHWLKEKKGVKYYFRYADDIVILADNKPYLHTLLADIRQYLTENLKLEVKSNYQVFPVASRSLDFIGYKFYHTHTLVRKSIKQNFARKLAKGANPQTIASYNGWLTHADCINLYNELMRKFSDLNIIIENKSFTGEKIAIKKILNKEISVVAYKIGGSKYTDKGTGKCLHLQITLNGDKRVVFTGSSTLMQQIEKVPADAFPFTTKIIENEDRYEFT
- a CDS encoding DUF3164 family protein, with the protein product MSNVTLANLSAEDKAALLKEMEAEQQAEKDKKQQYKAIVDSTVGDVFDKLTQAANQLSDAKTLAYNELKALLETKQEVYDVKNGQKTHTFTTQDGRYRIIIGVKMLTRWDGTESAGVEKVKQYITSLAKDENSANLTELVMNLLNPDKAGNLNPNRVMQLVKLKEKINNPLFADGVDIIMAAYAPVESKPFIEAYERDASGEYKNVELRFAQLAIPQKGVCE
- a CDS encoding ATP-dependent serine protease — protein: MSTKERIPRALTAKNVIEQEFELLPLKGAWHDAFGEPERTGVWLAWGNSGSGKGSFMIQLAKMLSEYGDVFIDDLEEGGRHTFKVNALRYGLSSAQGKVLVRKEDMATLDARLSKPRSPEIVIINTVQYMHVNTKWYRQFAEKYARKKLLVFFSQADGKRPKGTLADDIKYDADLKIWVEGFKAFSNGRTWGATKEYTIWEEGAAEYWGQQEIEQ